In Rhodamnia argentea isolate NSW1041297 chromosome 4, ASM2092103v1, whole genome shotgun sequence, the following proteins share a genomic window:
- the LOC115754930 gene encoding palmitoyl-acyl carrier protein thioesterase, chloroplastic-like, whose product MVATAATSAFFTVPSPDSIANTTRLGNGAASVGPMKSKSASEGLQVKANAQAPPKINGSSVGLRKFPDIVKTEDETPTPPPRTIINQLPDWSMLLAAITTIFLAAEKQWTMLDWKPRRPDMLTDPFGLGRIVQDGLVFRQNFSIRSYEIGADRTASIETLMNHLQETALNHVKTAGLLVDGFGSTPEMSKRNLIWVVTKMQILVDRYPSWGDVVQVDTWVCGSGKNGMRRDWHVRDVKTGETLTRASSVWVMMNKHTRRLSKIPEEVRREIEPHFLGSPPVVAEDSRKLPKLDECIADFVRSGLTPRWNDLDVNQHVNNVKYIGWILESAPLPILETHELSAITLEYRRECGRDSVLQSLTTLSGNGIDDHENSAEVECQHLLRLETGAEIVRARTDWRPKPANNPEMAGEVSAESA is encoded by the exons ATGGTTGCTACAGCTGCAACTTCTGCTTTCTTCACAGTTCCTTCGCCAGATTCCATTGCCAACACCACCAGACTGGGGAATGGGGCGGCAAGTGTGGGGCCAATGAAGTCGAAATCTGCTTCCGAGGGTTTGCAGGTGAAGGCCAATGCACAAGCCCCTCCCAAGATAAATGGTAGCTCCGTCGGTTTGAGAAAATTTCCCGACATTGTGAAGACCGAGGATGAGACACCAACACCTCCCCCAAGGACCATTATTAACCAGTTGCCTGACTGGAGCATGCTTCTCGCCGCTATCACAACCATCTTCTTGGCAGCAGAAAAGCAATGGACGATGCTTGATTGGAAACCAAGACGACCAGATATGCTAACGGATCCATTTGGTCTAGGGAGAATAGTTCAAGATGGTCTTGTGTTCAGGCAGAATTTTTCTATCAGATCTTATGAGATAGGTGCTGATAGGACGGCATCTATAGAGACTCTAATGAATCACTTACAG GAGACAGCTCTTAACCATGTTAAGACCGCTGGACTTCTTGTTGATGGCTTTGGTTCTACCCCAGAGATGAGTAAAAGAAACCTGATCTGGGTTGTTACTAAAATGCAGATTTTGGTAGATCGATATCCCAGCTG GGGAGATGTCGTTCAAGTAGATACATGGGTTTGTGGGTCTGGAAAGAATGGCATGCGGCGAGATTGGCATGTTCGTGATGTGAAAACGGGAGAGACTCTTACAAGAGCCTCCAG TGTGTGGGTGATGATGAATAAACATACAAGGAGATTATCAAAAATTCCAGAAGAAGTCCGGAGAGAAATAGAACCTCATTTTCTGGGCTCTCCTCCTGTGGTAGCTGAGGACAGTAGGAAGTTACCAAAGCTGGATGAGTGCATTGCAGATTTCGTCCGATCAGGTTTAACT CCTCGGTGGAATGATTTAGATGTCAACCAGCATGTCAACAATGTGAAGTACATAGGCTGGATTCTTGAG AGTGCTCCACTGCCCATTTTGGAGACTCATGAGCTCTCTGCCATAACCTTGGAGTACCGGAGGGAATGTGGGAGGGACAGCGTGCTGCAGTCCCTGACTACTCTTTCTGGCAATGGGATCGATGACCATGAAAACTCTGCTGAAGTCGAATGCCAGCACTTGCTTCGGCTCGAAACTGGGGCTGAAATTGTGAGGGCCAGGACTGACTGGAGGCCAAAACCTGCCAATAACCCAGAAATGGCGGGTGAAGTATCAGCAGAAAGCGCTTGA